DNA sequence from the Deltaproteobacteria bacterium genome:
AAGGAACTCGCGCTGCCGTGCCTCACCTGTCCCCGGCAGGAATGGGAGCGGCGGACGGGGGAGCGCGAGGGGGGCGGGATCGCCGCGGAGATCGCCGAGTACTTCTACGCGGAGATGGAGGAGTGGGTTTCCGCGTTGCCGGAGACGGCGAGGGTCTTCCTGCTCGACGGGATCACCGACCCCGGGAACCTCGGGGGAATCCTGCGCAGCGCGCGGGCGTTCGCCTTCGACGGCGTGGTCCTTCCCGCCGACCGGTCGTGCCCGGTGACCGGGGCGGTCTTCCGCGCGTCCGCCGGCGCCGCCGCGCACGTGCCGGTGGTCCAGGTGACGAACCTGGCCCGCGCCATCGAGCGGTTGCAGGAGGCGGGGTTCTGGCTCTACGCGGCGGAAGAGACGGAAGGGACGGAAGGGGCGGATCTTTCCGCGTTCGCCCCCGCGAAACGCACGGCGATCGTCCTCGGGAGCGAGGAGAAGGGGATTCGCCGGCTGGCGCGGGAGCGGTGCGACGGCGCCGTCCGGATCCCGATGGCCCCCGGGGCCGAGTCGCTGAACGTCTCCGTCGCCGCGGGGATCATCGCTTATTCCATCAGAAAATCGTTGACATCTCCGGCCGGATAGGATCAAATTTTCAGTTTCGGGATGTCGGTCGAGTTGCGCGCCGACGTAGCTCAACGGTAGAGCGTCTGATTTGTAATCAGGCGGTTGTCGGTTCGATTCCGACCGTCGGCTCCATCCGTGAAGTGGAGGGGTACCCGAGCGGCCAAAGGGGGCAGACTGTAAATCTGCTGGCGATGCCTACGGAGGTTCGAATCCTCCCCCCTCCACCATCTTTTCGATGCGGAACACGGCGGACAAAAAAACGCTGTAAAACCGGTTGACTGCCGGTGGTAATTGCGTATAATAACAAGTTTGCGGCAGGTGCGGGCGTAACTCAGTTGGCAGAGTCACAGCCTTCCAAGCTGTTGGTCGCGGGTTCGATTCCCGTCGCCCGCTCCACGTTTTGCGGCCTTGCGATCGTGACGCCCACGTAGCTCAGTAGGCAGAGCGCGTCCTTGGTAAGGACGAGGTCAGCAGTTCGATCCTGCTCGTGGGCTCCAGTTCGTCCGACACTCCATTTTTCTCAAGGAGACGCACACATGTCCAAGAAGAAATTCGAGCGTACGAAGCCGCACGTGAACGTGGGTACGATCGGTCACGTGGATCACGGGAAGACGACGCTGACGGCGGCGATCACGAAGGTGTTGTCCTCCCGGGGGTTGGCGGATTTCGTCGCCTTCGACCAGATCGACAAGGCTCCGGAGGAGCGTGAGCGCGGGATCACGATCGCGACGGCTCACGTGGAGTACCAGACGAAGAACCGTCACTATGCGCATGTCGATTGCCCTGGTCACGCGGACTACATCAAGAACATGATCACGGGCGCGGCGCAGATGGACGGTGCGATCCTGGTGGTCTCCGCGGCGGACGGTCCGATGCCGCAGACGCGGGAGCACATCCTGTTGGCGCGTCAGGTCGGCGTTCCTTACATGGTGGTGTTTTTGAACAAGGTGGACCTGGTCGACGATCCGGAGCTTCTGGAGCTGGTGGAGCTGGAGGTTCGGGAGCTGTTGACCAAGTACGAATTTCCCGGGGACAAGACTCCGATCATCCGTGGGAGCGCGACGAAGGCCCTGGAGTGCGGGTGCGG
Encoded proteins:
- the rlmB gene encoding 23S rRNA (guanosine(2251)-2'-O)-methyltransferase RlmB: MKGPGGSIWVTGRHPVEELLASATQRARKVLLSDTIPKEVRAGFEQRAKELALPCLTCPRQEWERRTGEREGGGIAAEIAEYFYAEMEEWVSALPETARVFLLDGITDPGNLGGILRSARAFAFDGVVLPADRSCPVTGAVFRASAGAAAHVPVVQVTNLARAIERLQEAGFWLYAAEETEGTEGADLSAFAPAKRTAIVLGSEEKGIRRLARERCDGAVRIPMAPGAESLNVSVAAGIIAYSIRKSLTSPAG
- a CDS encoding GTP-binding protein produces the protein MSKKKFERTKPHVNVGTIGHVDHGKTTLTAAITKVLSSRGLADFVAFDQIDKAPEERERGITIATAHVEYQTKNRHYAHVDCPGHADYIKNMITGAAQMDGAILVVSAADGPMPQTREHILLARQVGVPYMVVFLNKVDLVDDPELLELVELEVRELLTKYEFPGDKTPIIRGSATKALECGCGKDDCAKCKCIYELMEAIDSYIPMPERAIDKPFLMAVEDVFSISG